CCACCGTCTGAACGTCCTTGTCCCGGCGGAAGAGATCGCCGCCCGGGTGGCCGAGCTGGGCCGGGAGATTTCCGAGGCCTACCGCAACCGGCAACTGGTCTGCGTCTGCGTGCTCAAGGGGGCCTTCCTCTTTTTCGCCGACCTGCTGCGCCACGTGGACGTGGGGCCGGAGATCGACTTCGTGCGCCTGGCCAGTTACGGCGCGGGCACGGCCTCCAGCGGCACGCTCACCTTCAGCAAGGATCTGGAGGTGAACATCGAGGGCAAACACGTGCTCATCGTGGAGGACATCGTGGACTCGGGGCGCTCGGTGGAGTTCCTGGAGCATGTTTTCTCCAAGCGCAATCCGAGAAGTTTGAAAATTTGCGCGCTCGTTGATAAAAAGGAGCGCAGGGAAACGGACGTGCCGATCGCCTTCACCGGCTTCAACCTGACCGGCAAGGGTTTCCTGGTCGGCTTCGGCATGGACTACGCGGAACGCTACCGCGAGCTGGACGCCATTTATGAACTCATCCGCGAGGGATGAGCAGGAGCAAGGCTCATGATCATCACCTGCCCCAATTGCAAGACCAAGTACAACCTCCCGGACGCCAAGATCCCGGCCGGCGGGGCCAAGGTGAAGTGCTCCAAGTGCGCCCACGTCTTCCAGGCCAAGCCGCCCGAGCTTGAGCCCGAAGACCAGGCCCTGGATCTGCTCGAACGCCCCGAGGCCCAGGCCCCGGCCGGCTCATCACAGGCCTTCGAGGACGCCTTCGACGAAGCCGTGAGTGACGCCCGCAAGCCCGCCCCCAAGGCGGCAAAGCCCGCGCCCAAGCCCCGGCCCGAGCCCGAGCCCGAACCGGAGCCCGAGGAGGACGAGGCCGACACTCCCTACGGGGAGGAGGCCCCGGCCGAAGAAGAGACTCCCGCCGAGGACGAGGCCGCCGAGGAGGAACCCGTCGAGGCCGAAGCCCCGGCCGAGGAAGAGGAGGCCGCCGAACCCGAGGACGAGGGCCCCCACCTGGACGGCGACCTGACCCTGGACGGCGGCCCGG
This is a stretch of genomic DNA from Desulfovibrio aminophilus DSM 12254. It encodes these proteins:
- the hpt gene encoding hypoxanthine phosphoribosyltransferase, which translates into the protein MAHRLNVLVPAEEIAARVAELGREISEAYRNRQLVCVCVLKGAFLFFADLLRHVDVGPEIDFVRLASYGAGTASSGTLTFSKDLEVNIEGKHVLIVEDIVDSGRSVEFLEHVFSKRNPRSLKICALVDKKERRETDVPIAFTGFNLTGKGFLVGFGMDYAERYRELDAIYELIREG